A window of the Mauremys reevesii isolate NIE-2019 linkage group 26, ASM1616193v1, whole genome shotgun sequence genome harbors these coding sequences:
- the ZNF414 gene encoding zinc finger protein 414 isoform X4, with the protein MHPTGSGGSGAQAQDLRLSKRRPLPGKHYQCSSYGCKLAFHSMQELMDHMRVHYRPTQSLEGKIFHCPTQGCTETFPSMQDLVAHMKVHYKPNRYFKCENCLLRFRTHRSLFKHLHVCSDSASSPAPAQKAERPPAPATSGLEKDPPAKPLEGLPKLQSVIRHMEKEAILPSMDAVSTAVPASLPTSLPGLHGSLESMPLVSPASHPFPLLEPSLFGPSSLTRFSGQPHSSVPGSFLSYMHPSPYSLPQASVQHRLRQYLPSQGLPVSNAVWKKSQGVCVGPRLPCFGSGVTSGHSSNSRIVWEHTRGRYTCMQCPFSSASREEMTLHIDDQHKNPPLPSRLDGEMDFGVGLASFHSKLPPEMENSLYSQL; encoded by the exons ATGCACCCAACAGGAAGTGGAGGCAGCGGGGCACAAGCTCAGGACCTGCGGCTCTCGAAGCGCAGACCCCTCCCAG GGAAGCACTACCAGTGCTCCAGCTATGGCTGCAAGCTAGCCTTCCACAGCATGCAGGAGCTCATGGATCACATGAGAGTCCACTACAGACCCACCCAGTCCCTGGAGG GTAAAATATTCCActgccccacccagggctgcacggaaactttccccagcatgcaggacCTGGTGGCTCACATGAAGGTGCACTACAAGCCGAACCGCTACTTCAA GTGTGAGAACTGCCTGCTGCGCTTCCGGACTCACCGCTCCCTCTTCAAGCACCTGCACGTCTGCTCCGACAGCGCCAGCAGCCCGGCTCCGGCGCAGAAAGCCGAGAGGCCCCCCGCACCTGCTACCTCCGGACTGGAGAAGGACCCCCCGGCCAAGCCGCTGGAGGGGCTGCCCAAACTCCAGAGCGTCATCCGGCACATGGAGAAAGAAGCCATCCTCCCCAGCATGGACGCTGTCTCCACCGCCGTGCCAGCCTCACTCCCCACTAGTCTCCCTGGTCTCCACGGCTCCCTGGAGTCCATGCCTCTGGTCTCTCCGGCCTCCCACCCGTTCCCTCTGCTGGAGCCCTCGCTCTTCGGGCCGTCGTCCTTGACCCGGTTCTCGGGCCAGCCTCACTCCTCGGTGCCGGGGTCTTTCCTGTCCTACATGCACCCCTCTCCCTACAGCTTACCTCAGGCTTCAGTTCAGCATCGCCTCAGGCAGTATCTGCCCAGCCAAGGCCTCCCCGTCTCCAACGCTGTGTGGAAGAAAAGTCAAG GTGTGTGCGTCGGCCCACGCCTCCCATGCTTTGGCTCAGGTGTGACTTCAG GCCACTCCTCCAACAGCCGCATCGTGTGGGAGCACACGCGAGGGCGCTACACCTGCATGCAGTGCCCGTTCTCCAGCGCCTCGCGGGAAGAGATGACGCTGCACATCGACGATCAGCACAAGAATCCACCCCTGCCCAGCCGGCTGGATGGAGAGATGG ACTTCGGCGTCGGCCTCGCCTCCTTCCACTCAAAGCTCCCGCCGGAGATGGAGAACTCCCTGTACTCGCAGCTCTGA